A stretch of the Dyella sp. 2HG41-7 genome encodes the following:
- a CDS encoding recombination-associated protein RdgC: MFFRNLTLFRFSPSVADDLKRLDEALADHRLRPCGPLEMGTRGFVPPVGRGDDAPMTHVVNACTLVTVGSEEKLLPAAVVNDELQRKVQKIAEEEGRKIGGRERKRMKEDLLTELLPRAFVRSSRMSAYVDRKNGWLVLDTSSRKSAENALTQVREALGSFPAVPLAPEEGPRVLMTDWLAHGNLPGGLVLGDECELRDPATATGAIARCRRQDLDAEEVKEHLRNGKQVFQLGLVFDDRISFVLGEDLVVRKLKFLDAVLDEMGDSQQDAAAEMDARFALLTLELERLLAKLEEWFGLPRPE; this comes from the coding sequence ATGTTCTTCCGCAATCTCACGCTGTTCCGCTTTTCTCCTTCCGTAGCCGATGATCTGAAGCGCCTCGACGAAGCGCTGGCCGACCATCGTCTGCGCCCGTGCGGCCCGCTGGAAATGGGTACGCGCGGTTTCGTGCCGCCCGTCGGCCGTGGCGACGATGCGCCGATGACGCACGTCGTGAACGCATGCACCTTGGTCACGGTGGGCAGCGAAGAAAAGCTTCTGCCCGCCGCCGTCGTGAACGACGAATTGCAGCGCAAAGTGCAAAAGATCGCCGAAGAAGAAGGCCGCAAGATCGGCGGTCGCGAACGCAAGCGCATGAAAGAAGACTTGCTGACCGAACTGCTGCCGCGCGCCTTTGTGCGCAGCTCGCGCATGTCGGCATACGTCGATCGCAAGAACGGATGGCTGGTGCTCGATACATCGAGCCGAAAAAGCGCCGAGAACGCGCTGACGCAAGTACGCGAAGCGCTCGGCAGTTTCCCCGCCGTGCCGCTCGCGCCGGAAGAAGGTCCGCGCGTGTTGATGACCGATTGGCTCGCCCACGGCAACTTGCCCGGCGGCCTGGTGCTCGGCGACGAATGCGAACTGCGCGATCCGGCCACGGCCACCGGCGCGATCGCGCGTTGCCGTCGTCAGGATCTCGATGCGGAAGAAGTGAAAGAGCATCTGCGCAACGGCAAGCAAGTGTTCCAGCTCGGCTTGGTGTTCGACGATCGCATCAGCTTCGTGCTGGGTGAGGATCTGGTCGTGCGCAAGCTCAAATTTCTCGACGCGGTGCTCGATGAAATGGGCGACAGCCAACAGGATGCAGCCGCCGAAATGGACGCCCGGTTCGCCCTCCTGACCCTGGAATTGGAGCGCCTGCTGGCCAAGCTGGAAGAGTGGTTCGGGCTGCCTCGGCCCGAATAA
- a CDS encoding amino acid aminotransferase: protein MSHFASVEMTPGDPILGLTEAYVADTRPGKVNLGVGIYYDESGRIPVLRAVREVEESLAKQSLPRGYLPIDGLPAYTQATQKLVFGPDSPLLAAGRVATSQTVGGSGALRVGAELLKKALPNAKVAISSPSWENHRVVFNAAGFDVIEYAYYDPSTHGVNFPGMLADLNKLEPGTIVLLHACCHNPTGVDLSVEQWKQVVAVVKDRGLLPFIDMAYQGFDKGIDEDAAAVRLFAESGIESFVVANSYSKSFSLYGERVGALSIVAASRDEALRVQSLVKRIIRSIYSSPSTHGGALVAGVLNSVELRALWEKELTEMRERIHAMRAGMVEKLAASGAPQFGFIQKQAGMFSYSGLSKAQVDRLREEHAIYAIGTGRICVAALNRNNLDTVVAAVSAVIR, encoded by the coding sequence GTGTCCCATTTTGCATCCGTTGAAATGACCCCAGGCGATCCCATCCTGGGCCTCACCGAAGCCTACGTGGCCGATACGCGTCCGGGCAAAGTCAATCTCGGCGTGGGCATCTATTACGACGAAAGCGGACGTATTCCCGTGTTGCGCGCGGTGCGCGAGGTGGAAGAGTCGCTGGCCAAACAGTCCCTGCCGCGCGGTTATCTGCCTATCGACGGCCTGCCGGCTTACACGCAGGCGACGCAGAAGCTGGTGTTCGGCCCCGATTCGCCGTTGCTGGCGGCCGGTCGCGTGGCGACGTCGCAGACCGTCGGCGGCAGCGGTGCGCTGCGCGTCGGCGCGGAACTGCTTAAGAAAGCGCTGCCGAATGCGAAGGTGGCGATCAGCAGCCCGAGCTGGGAAAACCATCGCGTGGTGTTCAATGCCGCCGGTTTCGACGTGATCGAATACGCCTACTACGATCCGTCCACGCACGGCGTGAATTTCCCCGGCATGCTGGCCGATCTCAACAAGCTGGAGCCGGGCACGATCGTGCTGTTGCACGCGTGCTGCCACAACCCGACGGGCGTGGATCTCTCCGTCGAGCAGTGGAAGCAAGTCGTCGCCGTGGTGAAAGATCGCGGCTTGTTGCCGTTTATCGACATGGCATATCAAGGCTTCGACAAAGGCATCGACGAAGATGCCGCGGCCGTACGTCTGTTCGCCGAGTCGGGCATCGAATCGTTCGTGGTCGCCAATTCGTATTCGAAGTCGTTCTCGTTGTACGGCGAGCGCGTCGGCGCATTGTCGATCGTCGCCGCGTCGCGCGATGAAGCGCTGCGCGTGCAGTCGCTGGTCAAACGCATCATTCGCTCTATCTACTCGAGTCCGTCGACGCACGGCGGCGCGTTGGTGGCCGGCGTGCTCAATAGCGTCGAATTGCGCGCGTTGTGGGAGAAGGAACTTACCGAAATGCGCGAGCGCATTCACGCGATGCGTGCCGGCATGGTGGAAAAGCTCGCTGCAAGCGGCGCGCCGCAATTCGGCTTTATCCAGAAGCAAGCCGGCATGTTCTCGTACTCGGGTCTGAGCAAGGCGCAAGTCGACCGTTTGCGCGAAGAGCATGCGATCTACGCCATCGGTACGGGGCGCATTTGTGTGGCGGCGCTCAATCGCAACAACCTCGATACCGTGGTTGCTGCGGTCTCGGCCGTCATTCGCTAA